In Parasegetibacter sp. NRK P23, a single genomic region encodes these proteins:
- the recN gene encoding DNA repair protein RecN yields the protein MLLKLNIRNYAIIDELSIGFSPQLNIITGETGAGKSILMGALSLILGERADTSYLQNREQKCVVEGIFLTGGRKDVAAFLENGDLDPSDELIIRREISTAGKSRAFINDTPVSLEQLRTLSAMMVDLHRQFDTLDIGKVDFQRSVLDAVAGNGVLKDAYMAQYAEWQATLRELNRLRKEQEQFNRDLDYHQFQFNELDEMNFRADELEETEAELKMLSQAEQLQGALAAVCYNLSESEQPIVQQLKQMLQQVQTYSDGYAPLKELVERLQSVHVELQDIAGEFDRLQDHIKHDPQRLAFLNERLAAGYRLQKKHGVNTTADLIAIKEELEKKLQASSENGDRITALEIKAAKEESALRGTGKKLSEKRQEAAGPFTKEVNTLLTQVGMPNALLKLSLTPCEPEPQGMDQVEFLFDANKSGRFEPVRKVASGGELSRLMLCIKSLVAGSMDLPTMIFDEIDTGISGEAAKQVGVILRKLATQRQVLCITHQPQIAGKAHAHYFVYKETRNNKVRTNIRLLGEEERVNAIAQMLSGETPTAAALENARELVNS from the coding sequence ATGCTGCTCAAACTTAATATCCGTAACTACGCCATCATAGATGAACTGTCCATCGGTTTTTCTCCCCAACTCAATATCATCACCGGGGAAACCGGGGCGGGTAAATCCATCCTAATGGGCGCGCTTTCCCTGATTTTGGGTGAAAGGGCCGATACGTCTTATTTGCAGAACCGGGAACAGAAATGTGTAGTGGAAGGCATCTTCCTGACGGGGGGCAGGAAAGATGTGGCGGCGTTCCTGGAGAACGGCGACCTCGATCCTTCCGATGAACTGATCATCCGCCGCGAGATCAGTACCGCGGGAAAATCACGCGCCTTCATCAACGATACACCCGTTTCGCTGGAACAACTGCGCACATTAAGCGCGATGATGGTTGATCTTCACCGGCAATTCGATACGCTTGATATTGGCAAGGTAGACTTCCAAAGGTCCGTGCTGGATGCGGTGGCAGGAAATGGTGTTCTTAAAGACGCTTATATGGCCCAATACGCGGAGTGGCAGGCAACGCTCCGCGAACTGAACAGACTACGCAAAGAACAGGAACAGTTCAACCGCGACCTTGATTACCACCAGTTCCAGTTCAACGAACTGGATGAAATGAATTTCCGTGCCGATGAATTGGAAGAAACGGAAGCGGAACTAAAGATGCTTTCCCAGGCAGAACAGTTACAAGGCGCACTGGCTGCTGTTTGTTATAATTTGTCGGAGTCCGAACAGCCCATCGTGCAGCAACTGAAGCAGATGCTGCAACAGGTGCAGACTTACAGCGATGGATATGCGCCATTGAAGGAGCTCGTAGAGCGGTTACAATCAGTGCATGTGGAGTTACAGGATATTGCCGGGGAATTCGACCGGCTTCAGGACCATATTAAACACGATCCGCAGCGGTTGGCTTTCCTCAATGAAAGGCTGGCGGCGGGCTACAGGCTTCAGAAGAAACATGGCGTGAACACGACCGCGGACTTGATTGCCATAAAAGAAGAACTGGAGAAGAAGTTGCAGGCTTCTTCAGAAAATGGCGACCGCATCACCGCCCTCGAAATAAAGGCCGCGAAAGAAGAATCGGCTTTGCGGGGAACCGGGAAGAAACTGTCCGAAAAAAGGCAGGAGGCCGCAGGTCCGTTTACGAAAGAAGTAAATACTTTACTCACGCAGGTAGGTATGCCCAATGCCCTGCTGAAACTGAGCTTAACGCCGTGCGAACCCGAACCGCAAGGTATGGACCAGGTGGAATTTCTCTTTGATGCCAATAAAAGTGGTCGCTTTGAACCCGTGCGCAAAGTGGCTTCGGGTGGTGAGTTGAGCCGGCTGATGCTGTGCATCAAATCATTGGTGGCCGGATCAATGGACCTGCCTACGATGATTTTCGACGAGATCGATACCGGTATTTCAGGAGAAGCCGCCAAACAGGTTGGGGTAATTCTCCGGAAACTGGCCACCCAAAGGCAGGTGCTCTGCATAACCCACCAACCGCAGATCGCGGGTAAGGCCCATGCGCATTACTTTGTTTACAAGGAAACCCGGAACAACAAGGTGCGGACCAATATCCGGCTTTTGGGAGAAGAAGAAAGGGTAAACGCCATCGCGCAGATGCTGAGCGGAGAAACACCTACGGCCGCAGCGCTTGAAAACGCAAGGGAATTGGTGAATTCTTAA
- a CDS encoding DUF2795 domain-containing protein produces MFWTLELASYLEDAPWPATKDELIDYAIRSGAPIEVVENLQELEDEGEIYEGIDDIWPDYPSQEDFFFNEDEY; encoded by the coding sequence ATGTTCTGGACACTTGAACTAGCATCGTATCTTGAAGACGCACCCTGGCCGGCCACAAAGGACGAACTGATCGATTACGCCATCAGAAGCGGCGCCCCCATTGAGGTGGTAGAGAACCTGCAGGAACTGGAAGACGAAGGCGAGATCTATGAAGGGATCGATGATATATGGCCCGACTATCCTTCCCAGGAAGACTTTTTCTTCAACGAGGACGAGTATTAG
- a CDS encoding ABC transporter ATP-binding protein, with product MQGIIHLENIQKSYFMGTQAIPVLKGIDLDIFKNEYVALMGPSGSGKSTLMNILGCLDTPTGGKYVLNGHDVSKMIDDDLAAVRNREIGFVFQQFNLLPRLTAAENVALPLVYAGVAKKERTERAMDVLQKVGLAERSHHKPNELSGGQCQRVAIARALINNPSLILADEPTGNLDSRTSDEIMAIFGAIQSAGNTVVLVTHEEDIAMHAKRIVRLKDGVVESDKMNADTFAVQH from the coding sequence ATGCAGGGCATCATTCACCTGGAAAACATCCAAAAAAGTTATTTCATGGGAACGCAGGCCATCCCGGTACTGAAAGGGATTGACCTCGATATCTTCAAGAACGAATACGTGGCGCTGATGGGGCCCTCCGGCTCCGGCAAAAGCACCCTGATGAATATTCTCGGTTGTCTCGATACGCCAACCGGAGGAAAATATGTACTGAATGGCCACGATGTAAGCAAGATGATCGACGACGACCTGGCCGCCGTGCGCAACCGGGAAATCGGCTTTGTTTTCCAGCAGTTCAACCTCCTGCCCAGACTTACCGCGGCCGAAAACGTGGCGCTGCCACTGGTGTACGCCGGTGTCGCCAAAAAAGAACGTACGGAAAGAGCGATGGATGTACTGCAAAAAGTAGGGTTGGCGGAAAGAAGCCACCACAAACCCAACGAACTCAGTGGCGGACAGTGTCAGCGGGTTGCCATCGCACGCGCGCTGATCAACAATCCTTCCTTGATTCTGGCGGATGAGCCCACGGGAAACCTGGACTCCCGCACTTCAGACGAGATCATGGCAATCTTTGGCGCCATCCAGTCCGCAGGAAACACCGTAGTACTCGTAACACACGAAGAAGACATCGCCATGCACGCCAAGCGCATCGTACGCCTTAAAGACGGTGTAGTGGAAAGCGATAAAATGAATGCCGACACATTCGCTGTACAACATTAA
- a CDS encoding TonB-dependent receptor domain-containing protein codes for MKKLLLAALSTGFVYLSYAQEKNASVSGSVVNNEKLPVVSASVQLLRASDSALVKTALSNSTGKFEIGGFQPGNYFLSVSAVGFSTRFSEKTNLRAGENTVPVISLSPAAATLGGVTVVGKRPLIENKIDKTVVNVDASITNAGTTAMDVLEKSPGVMVDKDGNISLKGKQGVMVMIDNKPTYLSAQDLANMLRNMSANQLDQVEIMTQPSARYDASGNSGIINIKTKKNKQKGFNGNFTTSYIQGVQPKNTNSLQANYRTGKLNIFGNYGFNYWEGFNELELNRTFRTNGTISSIFDQNSFIKFYSRNHSLRGGIDFYADKRTTFGLGFNGTIDRRSNDVNSNTDLMDAYENIESRNVALTSNRDKWRNGGINLNFRRILNDKGRELTADLDYITYDTKSSQQSTNTLYDLDGDVIDNPGTIVPNPYILRGEVPSQINIYSGRVDYIHPLKKNGKLEAGWKSSYVETDNNSPYEFLENGEWKPDARSNHFIYKENINALYANYRAQFKKLGVQAGLRMENTIANGHQVVKNEKFKRNYTEFFPTAYLSYAASEKSQLGLSIGRRIERPNYQDMNPFQRILDQFTYQEGNPYLRPQFSKNVELSYNYKGEWNFNLNYTSTNDIINEILRQDDAAKVTYQTKENIASSRNLGLSVSYNKQLLKWWTTSVFANGFYNKFAGTVNNAELEADLFAYMVNVNNMFRFNKGWGAEVSGFYRSKSLEGGIIVARPMGVVNFGASKQILNNKGTLRLNLRDPFWIQRFRGYTRFDNLDLKINNRWDNRRVAVTFSYRFGKGQQAPQRRKTGSASDEQKRVGSEGQQ; via the coding sequence ATGAAAAAACTTTTGCTGGCGGCCCTTTCAACGGGATTCGTCTACTTATCCTATGCACAGGAGAAGAACGCTTCCGTTTCGGGAAGTGTGGTGAACAACGAAAAGCTACCTGTTGTTTCCGCTTCTGTTCAACTCCTCCGTGCTTCCGATTCTGCACTCGTAAAAACCGCACTCAGTAATTCAACCGGAAAATTTGAGATTGGTGGTTTTCAGCCGGGCAATTATTTTCTATCTGTCTCGGCTGTGGGTTTTTCTACCCGGTTTTCAGAAAAAACCAACTTGCGGGCAGGGGAAAATACCGTTCCCGTTATCAGTCTTTCTCCCGCCGCGGCCACGCTGGGCGGTGTAACGGTGGTAGGTAAAAGGCCACTGATTGAAAACAAGATTGATAAAACAGTGGTGAATGTGGATGCCTCCATTACCAATGCGGGCACCACTGCGATGGATGTGCTGGAAAAATCTCCGGGCGTTATGGTGGACAAAGACGGCAACATCAGCCTGAAAGGAAAACAGGGCGTAATGGTGATGATCGACAACAAACCCACTTACCTGAGCGCGCAGGATCTCGCCAATATGCTCCGAAACATGTCGGCCAACCAGCTTGACCAGGTGGAGATCATGACACAACCTTCCGCACGTTACGACGCTTCAGGAAATTCCGGCATCATCAACATCAAAACCAAAAAGAACAAACAAAAAGGTTTCAACGGAAACTTCACCACCAGTTATATTCAGGGCGTTCAACCCAAAAACACCAATAGTTTACAGGCCAATTACCGCACGGGCAAACTGAACATATTCGGCAACTACGGCTTCAACTACTGGGAAGGCTTCAATGAACTGGAACTGAACCGGACCTTCCGCACCAACGGAACCATTTCCTCCATTTTCGATCAGAACAGCTTCATCAAATTCTACAGCAGGAACCATAGTTTGCGCGGTGGAATAGATTTTTACGCCGACAAAAGAACCACGTTCGGACTGGGCTTTAACGGCACCATCGACCGAAGAAGTAATGATGTGAACAGCAATACCGACCTCATGGATGCCTATGAGAACATCGAATCCCGGAACGTGGCCCTCACCTCTAACAGAGACAAGTGGCGCAATGGCGGTATCAACCTCAACTTCAGAAGAATCCTCAACGATAAGGGCAGAGAACTGACTGCGGACCTGGACTACATTACATACGATACCAAAAGCAGTCAGCAATCAACGAATACACTTTATGACCTTGATGGAGATGTAATTGATAATCCCGGCACCATTGTGCCCAACCCCTATATTCTCCGGGGAGAAGTGCCGTCTCAGATCAACATATACAGCGGAAGAGTCGACTATATTCATCCACTGAAAAAGAACGGCAAACTGGAAGCCGGCTGGAAAAGCAGTTATGTGGAAACAGATAATAATTCGCCCTACGAATTCCTTGAAAACGGAGAATGGAAACCGGACGCCCGTTCCAACCACTTCATTTATAAAGAAAACATCAACGCACTTTACGCCAACTATAGGGCACAGTTCAAAAAACTGGGCGTACAGGCAGGCCTCCGGATGGAAAACACCATCGCGAACGGGCACCAGGTGGTGAAAAATGAGAAATTCAAAAGAAACTACACTGAATTCTTCCCTACCGCCTACCTCAGTTATGCGGCTTCTGAAAAAAGTCAGTTAGGGTTGTCTATCGGCAGAAGGATAGAACGTCCCAATTACCAGGATATGAACCCCTTCCAGCGGATACTCGACCAGTTCACGTACCAGGAAGGCAACCCCTACCTCCGGCCCCAGTTCAGCAAAAACGTGGAACTCAGTTACAACTACAAAGGCGAATGGAACTTCAATCTGAATTACACCAGTACAAACGACATCATAAACGAAATCCTGCGTCAGGACGACGCGGCGAAAGTAACCTACCAGACCAAAGAAAACATCGCTTCCAGCCGGAACCTCGGGCTTTCCGTGAGTTACAACAAACAACTGCTGAAATGGTGGACCACCAGCGTATTCGCCAATGGCTTCTACAATAAATTCGCAGGCACGGTGAACAATGCCGAACTGGAAGCCGATCTTTTCGCCTACATGGTGAACGTGAACAACATGTTCCGCTTTAACAAAGGCTGGGGCGCGGAAGTAAGCGGATTCTACCGCTCCAAATCGCTGGAAGGCGGCATTATCGTGGCCAGGCCCATGGGCGTGGTGAACTTCGGCGCATCCAAACAAATACTGAATAACAAGGGTACCCTTCGCCTGAACCTCCGCGATCCTTTCTGGATCCAGCGTTTCCGGGGATATACCCGGTTCGATAACCTGGACCTGAAAATCAACAACCGCTGGGACAACCGCCGTGTGGCCGTCACATTTTCCTACCGGTTTGGAAAAGGACAGCAGGCACCGCAACGCAGGAAAACCGGCAGCGCTTCCGATGAGCAAAAACGCGTGGGCAGCGAAGGACAGCAGTAG
- a CDS encoding YajQ family cyclic di-GMP-binding protein codes for MPSFDIVSKVDVQTLDNAINTTVKELSNRFDFKGSHLVIDLNKKDFKVNLEADSDMKMKQIIDVMISRSMKQGLSAEIYDLSKEPYPSGKVTKQEVPVRNGLKQEDSKKIVKLIKDSGLKVQAAIMDDIVRVTGKKIDDLQEVIQASKSWNIGIPLQYINMKS; via the coding sequence ATGCCCTCATTCGATATCGTGAGCAAAGTAGATGTTCAAACACTCGACAACGCCATCAATACCACGGTGAAGGAACTCAGCAACAGGTTCGATTTTAAAGGATCGCACCTCGTGATCGACCTCAACAAAAAGGATTTTAAAGTGAACCTGGAAGCTGATAGCGACATGAAAATGAAGCAGATCATCGATGTTATGATCAGCCGGTCCATGAAGCAGGGCCTGTCCGCTGAAATCTACGACCTCAGTAAAGAACCCTACCCCAGCGGTAAGGTGACCAAACAAGAAGTTCCGGTGCGCAACGGATTAAAACAGGAAGATTCCAAGAAAATCGTTAAATTGATCAAAGATTCAGGCCTGAAAGTACAGGCAGCCATCATGGACGATATCGTTCGGGTGACCGGGAAAAAGATCGATGACCTCCAGGAAGTGATTCAGGCTTCCAAAAGCTGGAACATCGGCATTCCCCTGCAATACATCAACATGAAGAGCTAG
- a CDS encoding ABC transporter ATP-binding protein, whose product MLSARNIKRSFGDLLVLKGVDIDIRQGEIASIVGSSGAGKSTLLHILGTLDKADEGEIYLEGQRIDQLKGKKLSDFRNRHIGFVFQFHHLLPEFSALENVCIPGWIFKDKSKKEVEARAKSLLEKLGLGHRLENKPAALSGGEQQRVAVARALINNPAIVFADEPTGNLDSANARELHHLFFDLKNEFNQTFLVVTHNEELAQMSDRVLHMKDGLMAP is encoded by the coding sequence ATGCTCAGCGCCCGAAACATTAAACGTTCATTTGGAGATTTATTGGTTCTGAAAGGAGTGGATATCGATATCCGGCAGGGGGAGATCGCCAGCATTGTTGGGTCTTCAGGTGCCGGAAAAAGTACGTTGCTCCATATTCTGGGCACCCTGGATAAAGCGGATGAAGGCGAAATTTACCTGGAAGGGCAACGGATAGACCAGCTTAAGGGCAAAAAACTGTCCGATTTCAGGAACCGCCACATCGGGTTCGTTTTCCAGTTCCACCATCTGCTCCCCGAGTTCTCCGCATTGGAAAACGTGTGCATCCCTGGCTGGATCTTTAAGGATAAAAGCAAAAAAGAAGTGGAGGCCAGGGCGAAATCGCTGTTGGAGAAACTCGGATTGGGGCACCGGCTGGAGAACAAGCCCGCGGCATTGTCCGGCGGCGAGCAGCAACGGGTTGCCGTAGCCAGAGCCCTCATCAACAACCCGGCGATCGTTTTTGCCGACGAGCCCACGGGAAACCTCGATTCAGCCAATGCTAGGGAATTGCACCATTTGTTCTTCGATCTGAAAAATGAGTTCAACCAGACCTTCCTTGTGGTGACCCATAACGAGGAACTTGCCCAGATGAGCGACCGGGTACTGCACATGAAAGACGGACTCATGGCGCCTTAA
- a CDS encoding enoyl-ACP reductase: MGYNLLKGKRGIITGALDENSIAWKVAEKAHEEGATFVLTNAPIAMRMGEIKKLAEKTGSQIIPADATNVEELTTLFTQSQEVLGGKIDFVLHSIGMSVNIRKNVPYTESNYDYFLKGIDVSALSFHKMLSVARKLDAISEWGSVVALTYMAAQRTFPFYTDMADIKAMLESIARSFGYHYGLEKKVRINTVSQSPTKTTAGTGIKGFGDFYDYANAIAPLGNATAEDCANYCITLFSDLTKMVTMQNLFHDGGYSNTGVSNEVMQKLGVE; the protein is encoded by the coding sequence ATGGGATACAACCTTTTAAAGGGGAAGCGCGGTATCATCACCGGCGCGTTAGATGAAAACTCAATAGCCTGGAAAGTAGCCGAAAAAGCACACGAAGAAGGTGCCACTTTCGTGCTCACCAACGCGCCTATCGCCATGCGGATGGGAGAAATTAAAAAACTGGCCGAAAAAACCGGTTCCCAGATCATTCCCGCTGATGCTACCAATGTAGAGGAATTGACCACGCTTTTCACCCAATCCCAGGAAGTGCTGGGTGGCAAAATCGACTTTGTACTGCACTCCATCGGCATGAGTGTGAACATCCGTAAAAATGTGCCCTACACTGAATCTAATTATGATTATTTCCTGAAAGGAATCGATGTGTCGGCCCTTTCGTTCCATAAAATGCTGAGCGTTGCCCGTAAACTGGACGCGATCAGCGAATGGGGAAGCGTGGTGGCCCTTACTTATATGGCCGCGCAACGTACCTTCCCGTTCTATACCGATATGGCCGATATCAAAGCCATGCTGGAATCCATCGCCCGTAGCTTCGGCTATCATTATGGCCTGGAAAAGAAAGTGCGTATCAATACCGTATCCCAGTCGCCCACAAAAACAACTGCCGGCACCGGTATCAAAGGGTTTGGCGATTTCTACGATTATGCCAATGCGATAGCCCCCCTGGGCAACGCCACCGCTGAAGATTGCGCGAACTACTGTATTACACTCTTCTCCGATCTTACAAAGATGGTTACGATGCAGAACCTGTTCCACGACGGTGGCTATTCCAATACCGGCGTGAGCAATGAAGTAATGCAGAAGCTTGGGGTAGAGTAA
- the gatC gene encoding Asp-tRNA(Asn)/Glu-tRNA(Gln) amidotransferase subunit GatC: MEVNDQLIDKLAHLSRLEFGEEEKNTIRDDLKKMIAFVEKLNELDTTGVAPLLHMSPEVNVLREDKVQGSIPRELGLKNAPTHDNQYFKVPKVIKNPSEA; this comes from the coding sequence ATGGAAGTAAACGATCAGCTTATCGATAAACTGGCCCATCTTTCAAGGCTGGAATTCGGGGAAGAAGAAAAAAACACCATACGCGACGATCTCAAAAAGATGATCGCTTTCGTGGAAAAACTGAATGAACTGGACACCACCGGCGTGGCGCCTTTGCTCCACATGAGCCCGGAAGTGAACGTATTGCGCGAAGATAAAGTGCAGGGCTCCATCCCCCGTGAACTCGGCCTGAAGAACGCGCCTACACACGACAACCAGTATTTCAAGGTTCCCAAAGTTATCAAAAACCCTTCCGAAGCATAA
- a CDS encoding type B 50S ribosomal protein L31 — MKQGIHPSNYRLVVFKDMSNGTAFLCRSAANSKETIQWEDGNEYPVIKLEISNTSHPFYTGKNVLVDTAGRIDKFKKRYAKKD; from the coding sequence ATGAAACAAGGTATCCATCCTTCTAATTACAGGCTCGTAGTTTTTAAAGACATGAGTAACGGTACGGCTTTTCTTTGCCGTTCAGCAGCGAATTCAAAAGAAACCATTCAGTGGGAAGACGGTAACGAGTATCCTGTGATCAAACTGGAGATCTCCAATACATCGCACCCCTTCTACACAGGTAAGAATGTACTGGTGGATACCGCAGGTCGTATCGACAAATTCAAAAAACGTTACGCAAAGAAAGACTAG
- a CDS encoding cob(I)yrinic acid a,c-diamide adenosyltransferase: MKIYTKTGDAGKTSLIGGTKVPKSHIRIETYGTVDELNSYIGLLNDHLTDTHTRSILRIIQDRLFTVGASLACDPEKETKMRIPDLKEEDIHLLEQEMDQMNEQLPAMKFFILPGGHPAVSTAHIARCVCRRAERLCVQLQQEDMFIEPIVLKYMNRLSDYLFVVARYTGMLLQVEEIPWRPAVR; this comes from the coding sequence ATGAAGATTTACACCAAAACAGGAGATGCCGGCAAAACCTCACTTATCGGGGGAACGAAAGTTCCTAAAAGCCATATCAGGATTGAAACCTATGGCACGGTGGATGAACTGAACTCCTACATTGGACTACTGAACGATCACCTCACAGATACCCACACACGAAGCATTCTACGCATCATACAGGACCGTCTTTTCACCGTAGGCGCATCGCTGGCCTGCGACCCGGAGAAGGAAACGAAGATGCGTATCCCTGATCTTAAAGAAGAGGATATTCACCTGCTGGAACAGGAAATGGACCAGATGAATGAACAACTGCCGGCGATGAAATTCTTTATCCTTCCCGGTGGACATCCAGCGGTTTCCACTGCGCACATCGCCCGTTGTGTGTGTAGGAGAGCGGAAAGATTATGCGTTCAATTGCAACAGGAAGATATGTTTATTGAGCCCATCGTGCTGAAATACATGAACCGTTTGAGCGATTACCTGTTCGTTGTGGCTCGGTATACTGGTATGCTACTGCAGGTGGAAGAAATTCCCTGGCGACCGGCAGTGCGTTAA